The following proteins are encoded in a genomic region of Drosophila willistoni isolate 14030-0811.24 chromosome 2L unlocalized genomic scaffold, UCI_dwil_1.1 Seg196, whole genome shotgun sequence:
- the LOC6639842 gene encoding lambda-crystallin homolog yields MSHQKIGIVGSGLIGRAWAMLFTSAGYRVQLYDILDIQIETALQELNKELHQLEQKGSLRGQLKAKEQFELISVTSKLEELVQNAVHIQECIPEKLELKQELYGKLDEILECGTIVASSTSTFMPSLYSKDLSKKQQMLVAHPLNPPYFIPLVEIVPAPWTSAEAVERTYDLMVSIGQRPVKLKREIQGFATNRIQYAILNEVWRLVGSGIMTVNDVDTVLSQGLGLRYALLGSLETAHLNAPGGVKDYFQRFGGEISAVSATYGPTPNTLKEEETLDDIAQQCEKIVPLDKLSARRATRDAFLTELAKLKKQFE; encoded by the exons ATGAGCCACCAGAAGATTGGCATCGTGGGCAGTGGCCTGATTGGCCGTGCCTGGGCCATGCTATTCACCTCGGCCGGATATCGTGTCCAGCTCTATGATATTCTCGATATTCAAATTGAAACTGCTCTCCAGGAGCTGAACAAAGAGCTGCATCAGTTGGAGCAAAAGGGGTCGCTGCGCGGCCAATTGAAGGCCAAAGAGCAATTTGAATTGATTAGTGTCACCAGCAAGTTGGAGGAATTGGTCCAGAATGCTGTCCACATACAGGAATGCATACCCGAGAAATTGGAATTGAAGCAAGAGCTCTATGGCAAATTGGATGAGATTCTTGAATGCGGCACCATTGTGGCCAGTTCTACAAGCACTTTTATGCCTTCGTTGTATAGCAAGGACCTCAGTAAAAAGCAGCAG ATGTTAGTGGCTCATCCCTTGAATCCACCATATTTCATTCCCCTAGTGGAAATAGTGCCAGCTCCTTGGACATCTGCTGAGGCAGTGGAACGTACATATGACCTGATGGTTTCCATAGGCCAACGTCCGGTGAAACTTAAGCGAGAGATTCAAGGATTTGCCACGAATCGCATACAATATGCCATACTGAACGAAGTTTGGCGTTTGGTGGGCTCTGGCATAATGACAGTGAACGATGTGGACACGGTTTTGAGCCAAGGCCTGGGACTACGTTATGCCCTATTGGGATCCCTGGAGACGGCCCATCTGAATGCTCCTGGCGGTGTAAAGGATTATTTTCAACGTTTCGGCGGTGAAATTTCAGCAGTTAGTGCCACATATGGACCAACACCCAATACTCTGAAGGAGGAGGAAACTCTGGATGATATAGCCCAGCAGTGTGAAAAAATTGTACCACTCGATAAATTGTCAGCTAGACGAGCTACCAGAGATGCATTCCTCACCGAGTTggcaaaactaaaaaaacaattcGAATAG